From a region of the Actinomadura luzonensis genome:
- a CDS encoding sensor histidine kinase, whose translation MRFVLLGAAVSALSLPVLQGQAGAPSGLPLPAAVAVAAAAGAAAWWARRSWWPLAALGAAAYVWFLLWPPLLAASYFAGRDLAKGRDSAAYLGGCAAVCGASALVGAWRAGPQEMLAATPGNALFLAVAVIGLPFALGLWTRARHEVRRRAEREQVMRAEQARAQERARIAREMHDVVAHRVSLIVLHAGALEVRTADEAAARAAALIGGIGREALADLRDVLGVLRSPEPAAAVSAPLPTLGDLDRLLDQSRALGIEVVRRDEGEARAVEPAVGRTAYRVVQEALTNVHKHAADARTDVRVRYRPEALEVEVRNGPPPAAPAGLPGAGWGLVGLRERVELLGGTLRTCAEDGGGFLVAARIPA comes from the coding sequence ATGCGGTTCGTTCTGCTCGGCGCGGCGGTTTCGGCGCTCTCGCTGCCCGTCCTCCAGGGGCAGGCGGGGGCGCCGTCGGGGTTGCCGCTGCCGGCGGCGGTCGCGGTCGCCGCGGCGGCCGGGGCGGCCGCGTGGTGGGCGCGGCGCTCCTGGTGGCCGCTCGCCGCCCTCGGGGCCGCCGCCTACGTCTGGTTCCTGCTGTGGCCGCCGCTGCTGGCCGCCTCCTACTTCGCCGGCCGCGACCTGGCGAAAGGCCGGGACTCGGCCGCGTACCTGGGGGGCTGCGCCGCCGTGTGCGGGGCGTCCGCGCTGGTCGGCGCGTGGCGCGCCGGCCCGCAGGAGATGCTGGCCGCCACCCCCGGCAACGCGCTGTTCCTGGCGGTGGCCGTGATCGGGCTGCCGTTCGCGCTCGGCCTGTGGACGCGGGCCAGGCACGAGGTGCGCCGGCGCGCCGAACGCGAGCAGGTCATGCGGGCCGAGCAGGCGAGGGCGCAGGAACGCGCCAGGATCGCCAGGGAGATGCACGACGTGGTCGCCCACCGGGTGTCGCTGATCGTGCTGCACGCCGGGGCGCTGGAGGTGCGCACGGCCGACGAGGCGGCCGCGCGAGCCGCCGCGCTGATCGGCGGGATCGGCCGGGAGGCGCTGGCGGACCTGCGCGACGTCCTCGGCGTCCTGCGCTCCCCCGAGCCCGCCGCGGCCGTCTCCGCCCCGCTGCCGACGCTCGGCGACCTCGACCGGCTGCTCGACCAGTCGCGGGCGCTCGGCATCGAGGTCGTCCGGCGCGACGAGGGCGAGGCGCGGGCGGTGGAGCCGGCCGTGGGACGGACCGCGTACCGGGTGGTGCAGGAGGCGCTCACCAACGTCCACAAGCACGCCGCGGACGCCCGCACCGACGTGCGCGTCCGCTACCGCCCCGAGGCGCTGGAGGTCGAGGTGCGCAACGGGCCGCCGCCCGCCGCCCCCGCGGGGCTGCCCGGCGCGGGCTGGGGGCTGGTGGGCCTGCGCGAACGGGTGGAGCTGCTCGGCGGCACGCTCCGCACCTGCGCCGAGGACGGCGGCGGCTTCCTCGTGGCGGCGAGGATCCCCGCGTGA
- a CDS encoding alpha/beta hydrolase family protein, producing the protein MLKTLIALSLVATPPQADLALPAPTGPFPVGAAALHLVDADRPDPWNPAADERELLVTLWYPARADNGRRAPYLTPQESAAVLAPYQDVPPDALTRVRTHAGQDAPVRAGRLPLVVLSPGFSFPRATLTSLGEDLASRGYLVAAVEHTYESAATTFPDGRTTTCLACVPGQDGAKVAASRVADVRFVLDELTAGPWGRSIDGSRIAMAGHSMGGNSAALALAKDRRIKAGANLDGTFDPLVRRLDRPFLLVGAPKSHAWNGTDDSWKKSWAGMKGQKKWITVTGTDHSAFVDHAVLRPQVGLPAQELDGERALRITRDHLAAFLDLHLRGRKTPVAHYPEVVAQPSR; encoded by the coding sequence ATGCTGAAGACGCTGATCGCCCTGTCCCTCGTGGCCACGCCCCCGCAGGCGGACCTCGCGCTGCCCGCCCCCACCGGTCCGTTCCCCGTGGGCGCCGCCGCCCTGCACCTGGTGGACGCGGACCGCCCCGACCCCTGGAACCCGGCGGCGGACGAGCGCGAGCTGCTGGTCACCCTCTGGTACCCGGCCCGCGCGGACAACGGGAGACGGGCCCCCTACCTCACCCCGCAGGAGTCGGCCGCCGTCCTCGCGCCGTACCAGGACGTGCCTCCCGACGCGCTGACCCGCGTCAGGACCCACGCCGGGCAGGACGCGCCGGTCCGCGCGGGCCGGCTGCCGCTGGTCGTCCTGTCGCCCGGCTTCAGCTTCCCCCGCGCCACCCTGACCTCTCTCGGCGAGGACCTGGCCAGCCGGGGCTACCTGGTGGCCGCCGTCGAGCACACCTACGAGTCGGCCGCCACCACGTTCCCCGACGGCCGCACCACCACGTGCCTGGCCTGCGTGCCGGGCCAGGACGGCGCGAAGGTCGCCGCGAGCAGGGTCGCCGACGTGCGCTTCGTCCTGGACGAGCTGACGGCGGGCCCCTGGGGCCGCTCGATCGACGGCTCGCGGATCGCCATGGCCGGCCACTCGATGGGCGGCAACAGCGCGGCCCTCGCCCTGGCGAAGGACCGGCGCATCAAGGCGGGGGCGAACCTGGACGGCACCTTCGACCCGCTGGTCAGGCGGCTCGACCGGCCGTTCCTGCTGGTCGGCGCGCCGAAGTCGCACGCGTGGAACGGCACCGACGACTCGTGGAAGAAGTCCTGGGCCGGGATGAAGGGCCAGAAGAAGTGGATCACGGTCACCGGGACCGACCACAGCGCCTTCGTGGATCACGCCGTGCTCCGCCCCCAGGTCGGCCTGCCGGCCCAGGAGCTCGACGGCGAGCGGGCGCTGCGCATCACCCGCGACCACCTGGCCGCCTTCCTCGACCTGCACCTGCGCGGGAGGAAGACGCCGGTCGCGCACTACCCCGAGGTCGTGGCTCAGCCGTCGAGGTAG
- a CDS encoding FAD-dependent monooxygenase, whose translation MTDILISGASIAGTSAAYWLRRHGFTVTVVERAPAVRQGGYKVDIRGAALRVVERMGLMDAVRARGTGMRVATHYDAAGRPVATMDADLFGGRTGDDAEIMRGDLNELLYGLTRDEVEYVFDDSITAIADDGTVTFERSRPRRFDLVIGADGVHSNVRRLAFGEERRYLRHLGHYISICSVPDPLGLDREEAVHAAPGRTANVYSTRQDHGVAKAAFIWSAPPLATGHRDVERQKELVAEAMSGMGWQVPRLLDDMRKADDFYFDAICQIRMDRWSRGRAVLLGDAAYCASPASGQGTSLAIVGAYVLAGELAAGRGPEGYERELRAFAEANQALAEPNLKGMVVPSRLALWFQLRMIRLLPHLPGRDRMIERVAGPIHRAANAITLKDYLDG comes from the coding sequence ATGACGGACATCCTGATCTCCGGCGCGAGCATCGCCGGCACCTCCGCGGCCTACTGGCTGCGCAGGCACGGCTTCACGGTCACCGTGGTGGAGCGGGCCCCCGCCGTCCGCCAGGGCGGCTACAAGGTGGACATCCGCGGCGCGGCGCTGCGCGTCGTCGAGCGCATGGGGCTCATGGACGCGGTCCGCGCCCGCGGCACCGGCATGCGCGTCGCCACCCACTACGACGCCGCCGGCCGGCCGGTCGCGACCATGGACGCCGACCTGTTCGGCGGCCGCACCGGCGACGACGCCGAGATCATGCGCGGCGACCTCAACGAGCTGCTGTACGGGCTGACCCGCGACGAGGTCGAGTACGTCTTCGACGACTCGATCACCGCCATCGCCGACGACGGCACGGTGACCTTCGAGCGCTCCCGCCCCCGCCGGTTCGACCTGGTGATCGGGGCCGACGGCGTGCACTCCAACGTCCGCCGGCTGGCCTTCGGCGAGGAGCGGCGCTACCTGCGCCACCTCGGCCACTACATCTCGATCTGCTCGGTGCCCGACCCGCTCGGCCTGGACCGCGAGGAGGCCGTGCACGCCGCCCCCGGCCGCACCGCGAACGTCTACAGCACCCGCCAGGACCACGGCGTGGCCAAGGCCGCGTTCATCTGGTCCGCCCCGCCGCTCGCCACCGGCCACCGCGACGTCGAGCGGCAGAAGGAGCTGGTGGCCGAGGCCATGTCCGGGATGGGCTGGCAGGTGCCGCGCCTGCTGGACGACATGCGCAAGGCCGACGACTTCTACTTCGACGCGATCTGCCAGATCCGCATGGACCGCTGGTCGCGGGGGCGGGCCGTGCTGCTCGGCGACGCGGCCTACTGCGCCTCCCCCGCCTCGGGGCAGGGCACGAGCCTGGCGATCGTGGGGGCGTACGTGCTGGCCGGCGAGCTGGCCGCGGGCCGCGGGCCGGAGGGCTACGAGCGGGAGCTGCGCGCGTTCGCCGAGGCCAACCAGGCGCTCGCGGAGCCCAACCTCAAGGGCATGGTGGTCCCGTCGCGGCTCGCCCTGTGGTTCCAGCTCCGGATGATCCGGCTGCTCCCCCACCTGCCGGGCCGCGACCGCATGATCGAGCGCGTCGCCGGGCCGATCCACCGCGCGGCCAACGCCATCACGCTCAAGGACTACCTCGACGGCTGA
- a CDS encoding TetR/AcrR family transcriptional regulator, translated as MGNREDLLAGAKQCLIDKGYTRTTARDIARASGVSLAAIGYHFKSKETLLNEALFEVMREWGEELAATLPAGIEPGAARLDRFAAVWDRVLESFERLRPLWVTQLELLGQVEHLPEVRAQLAAASVEAQAGLAELFGGGEPGADPERERLTGALYQALLTGFLAQWLLDPGRALSGREVAAALRMVTA; from the coding sequence ATGGGAAACAGGGAGGACCTGCTGGCCGGCGCGAAGCAGTGCCTGATCGACAAGGGCTACACGCGCACCACGGCACGCGACATCGCCCGCGCGTCCGGCGTGAGCCTCGCCGCGATCGGCTACCACTTCAAGTCGAAGGAGACGCTGCTCAACGAGGCGTTGTTCGAGGTCATGCGCGAGTGGGGCGAGGAGCTGGCGGCGACGCTGCCGGCCGGGATCGAGCCCGGGGCGGCCCGGCTGGACCGCTTCGCGGCCGTGTGGGACCGGGTGCTGGAGTCGTTCGAGCGGCTGCGCCCGCTCTGGGTGACGCAGCTCGAACTGCTGGGGCAGGTCGAGCACCTGCCGGAGGTGCGCGCGCAGCTCGCCGCGGCGAGCGTGGAGGCGCAGGCGGGGCTCGCCGAGCTGTTCGGCGGCGGCGAGCCGGGGGCCGATCCCGAGCGGGAACGGCTGACCGGGGCGCTCTACCAGGCGCTGCTGACGGGGTTCCTCGCGCAGTGGCTGCTCGACCCCGGGCGCGCGCTGTCGGGCCGCGAGGTGGCCGCGGCCCTGCGCATGGTGACCGCCTGA
- a CDS encoding maleylpyruvate isomerase N-terminal domain-containing protein produces the protein MGEIRQSYLIAATSAVSLLGAPAVAAAWDKPSALTEFSVAGLAGHLAHQLVRVRDVLGSDGTGHRPITLLEHYSRSPWVEAGLDHEINVGIRRGGEAAAADGPAALVERARELLGAQTAALPAEPAGRVVFVKASGWALTLDDFLLTRLVELVVHADDLAASVGIETPALPEQVIGPVVELLARLAVHRHGPTAVIRTLSRAERAPATISAF, from the coding sequence ATGGGGGAGATCAGGCAGTCGTATCTGATCGCCGCGACGTCGGCGGTGTCGTTGCTCGGCGCGCCGGCCGTGGCCGCGGCCTGGGACAAGCCGAGCGCGCTCACCGAGTTCAGCGTCGCGGGGCTGGCGGGGCATCTGGCCCACCAGCTCGTCCGGGTCCGCGACGTGCTCGGCTCCGACGGCACGGGCCACCGGCCGATCACGCTGCTGGAGCACTACTCGCGCTCGCCGTGGGTGGAGGCGGGCCTCGACCACGAGATCAACGTCGGCATCCGGCGCGGGGGCGAGGCCGCCGCCGCCGACGGCCCGGCCGCCCTGGTGGAGCGGGCCCGGGAGCTGCTCGGCGCGCAGACGGCGGCGCTGCCCGCCGAGCCCGCCGGCCGGGTCGTCTTCGTCAAGGCGTCCGGCTGGGCGCTCACCCTCGACGACTTCCTGCTCACCCGCCTGGTCGAGCTGGTGGTGCACGCCGACGACCTGGCGGCGAGCGTCGGCATCGAGACGCCCGCGCTGCCCGAGCAGGTCATCGGGCCGGTGGTGGAGCTGCTGGCCCGCCTCGCGGTGCACCGGCACGGCCCGACGGCGGTCATCCGCACGCTGAGCCGCGCCGAGCGCGCCCCGGCCACGATCAGCGCCTTCTGA
- a CDS encoding DMT family transporter, with protein sequence MNWLILVLAGLVEVAWSQSIKPTQNFTRPLPTLVSLMLMAAAVWLLSRAMNTLPVGTAYAVFTGIGAVGAITLGIVLNGDPVSAGRMAALALIVGGIVLARVTT encoded by the coding sequence GTGAACTGGCTGATCCTGGTGCTGGCCGGGCTGGTCGAGGTGGCCTGGTCGCAGAGCATCAAGCCGACGCAGAACTTCACCCGCCCGCTGCCCACGCTGGTCTCCCTCATGCTCATGGCCGCCGCCGTGTGGCTGCTGTCGCGGGCCATGAACACGCTGCCGGTCGGCACCGCGTACGCCGTCTTCACCGGCATCGGCGCGGTCGGCGCGATCACGCTGGGCATCGTGCTCAACGGCGACCCCGTCTCGGCCGGGCGGATGGCCGCGCTCGCGCTGATCGTGGGAGGGATAGTCTTGGCCCGGGTCACGACCTGA
- a CDS encoding FMN-dependent NADH-azoreductase → MLLHLDASARRNSFSRRLSALYADTWRAAHPGAGYAYRDLAAHPVPHIGEAWTELCDHVLEHEITDLARYPEAVRTPAQRAAWAIVEPLLAEVVAADVILIGTPMYNYSIPSALKAWLDQITFPRMSLAGRSFVVTGARGGAYGPGTPREPYDHEERYLRDFLRGHFRVEDVTFIHAELVNARLDPALAHLREQHEESVAAAAEAVRKEAAAR, encoded by the coding sequence ATGTTGTTGCACCTGGACGCCAGCGCGCGCCGCAACTCCTTCTCGCGCCGCCTGTCGGCCCTGTACGCCGACACCTGGCGCGCGGCCCACCCCGGAGCCGGGTACGCCTACCGCGACCTCGCCGCCCATCCCGTGCCGCACATCGGCGAGGCGTGGACGGAGCTGTGCGACCACGTCCTGGAGCACGAGATCACCGACCTCGCCCGCTACCCGGAAGCCGTCCGGACGCCCGCGCAGCGGGCCGCGTGGGCGATCGTGGAGCCGCTGCTCGCCGAGGTCGTGGCCGCCGACGTCATCCTGATCGGCACGCCGATGTACAACTACTCGATCCCGTCGGCGCTGAAGGCGTGGCTCGACCAGATCACCTTCCCCAGGATGTCGCTGGCGGGCCGCTCGTTCGTGGTGACCGGGGCCAGGGGCGGCGCGTACGGGCCGGGCACGCCGCGCGAGCCGTACGACCACGAGGAGCGCTACCTGCGCGACTTCCTGCGCGGCCACTTCCGGGTCGAGGACGTCACCTTCATCCACGCCGAGCTGGTCAACGCCCGGCTCGACCCGGCCCTCGCGCACCTGCGCGAGCAGCACGAGGAGTCCGTGGCGGCGGCCGCGGAGGCGGTGCGGAAGGAGGCGGCGGCGCGGTGA
- a CDS encoding TetR/AcrR family transcriptional regulator encodes MERADAARNRARILEAAAALFAERPPQDVTMDDIARKAGVGRGTLYRRYPDRASIAVALLDEHERELQERLLRGDPPLGPGAPPADRLAAFYAAMVRLLEDHAHLVLGTEVGRSRFATGAYGFWRAHVRALLVAAGTPGPDALVEVLLAPLAPEVYGYQRTTLGLTPDQIAAALARLTAVLR; translated from the coding sequence ATGGAAAGAGCCGACGCCGCCCGCAACCGCGCGCGGATCCTGGAGGCGGCCGCCGCGCTGTTCGCCGAGCGCCCGCCGCAGGACGTGACGATGGACGACATCGCCAGGAAGGCCGGAGTGGGCCGGGGCACGCTCTACCGCCGCTACCCCGACCGCGCCTCGATCGCCGTCGCGCTGCTCGACGAGCACGAGCGCGAGCTCCAGGAACGGCTGCTGCGCGGCGACCCCCCGCTCGGCCCCGGCGCGCCCCCCGCCGACCGGCTGGCCGCCTTCTACGCCGCCATGGTGCGCCTGCTGGAGGACCACGCCCACCTGGTGCTCGGCACGGAGGTGGGCCGCTCGCGCTTCGCGACCGGCGCGTACGGCTTCTGGCGCGCCCACGTGCGCGCGCTGCTGGTGGCGGCCGGCACCCCCGGCCCCGACGCGCTGGTGGAGGTGCTGCTCGCGCCCCTCGCCCCCGAGGTGTACGGCTACCAGCGCACCACGCTCGGCCTCACCCCGGACCAGATCGCCGCCGCGCTGGCCCGGCTGACCGCCGTGCTCAGGTGA
- a CDS encoding nucleotidyltransferase domain-containing protein yields the protein MHAATDRLLRHFLETVEPTVPLVALWAHGSLATDDYQPGRSDLDLIAVVAEPVTMEQWRRLKAAHRAIDLPLADKLHCSYLARQELADLAAEHVTWAHERIFRRPVTPVTRRELHTKALHLYGPPPAELLPPVSDAELAEFVRADLRDFWLVMTRGRRRWLRDVWVDLGTVTVARAAVTLADGRLISKREALDLLPGLGAPEIVVADVRARRYGTPRPGLSRFRRAKLARAFIRSAIRKILT from the coding sequence ATGCACGCAGCGACCGACCGCCTGCTCAGGCATTTCCTGGAGACCGTGGAGCCCACCGTCCCCCTCGTCGCGTTATGGGCCCACGGGTCGCTGGCGACGGACGACTACCAGCCGGGCCGCAGCGACCTCGACCTCATCGCCGTCGTGGCCGAGCCGGTGACGATGGAGCAGTGGCGGCGGCTCAAGGCCGCGCACCGGGCGATCGATCTGCCGCTGGCCGACAAGCTGCACTGCTCGTACCTGGCCCGGCAGGAGCTGGCGGACCTCGCGGCCGAGCACGTGACGTGGGCGCACGAGCGCATCTTCCGCCGCCCGGTCACCCCCGTCACCCGGCGCGAGCTGCACACCAAGGCACTCCACCTGTACGGCCCGCCGCCCGCCGAGCTGCTGCCGCCGGTCTCCGACGCGGAGCTGGCCGAGTTCGTCCGGGCCGACCTGCGGGACTTCTGGCTGGTCATGACGCGCGGGCGGCGGCGCTGGCTGCGCGACGTCTGGGTCGACCTCGGCACGGTGACGGTCGCGCGGGCCGCGGTCACGCTCGCCGACGGGCGGCTGATCAGCAAGCGGGAGGCGCTGGACCTGCTGCCCGGGCTGGGCGCGCCCGAGATCGTGGTGGCCGACGTGCGGGCCCGCCGGTACGGCACGCCGCGGCCCGGGCTGAGCCGGTTCCGGCGGGCCAAGCTGGCCCGCGCGTTCATCCGGTCGGCGATCCGCAAGATCCTCACCTGA
- a CDS encoding SDR family NAD(P)-dependent oxidoreductase codes for MIDPRLTGKVALITGANHGIGAATATALAAQGAAVFLTYKRLRPLKHPAYPEAYDLARAGDASDVVARIREAGGRAEAAEADLADPAAPGTLFDLAEKAFGPVEILVNNASGWLSDTFAPRGEDGFGRPLRPVDAETFERQFAVDVRASALLIAEFARRHVGRGASWGRVIGLTSEGPHGFPSEVSYGAAKSAQESYTMSAAHELGPYGVTANMVHPPITDTGWVNDEVAKLAREHGPLRAVGQPEEVAEVITYLASHQARRVTAQVIRMY; via the coding sequence ATGATCGATCCTCGCCTGACTGGGAAGGTCGCGTTGATCACCGGCGCCAATCACGGCATCGGGGCCGCGACCGCGACGGCGCTGGCGGCCCAGGGCGCCGCGGTCTTCCTGACGTACAAGAGGCTCCGGCCGCTGAAGCATCCGGCCTATCCCGAAGCCTACGACCTGGCCCGCGCCGGCGACGCGAGCGACGTGGTGGCGCGCATCCGCGAGGCGGGCGGCCGGGCCGAGGCCGCGGAGGCCGACCTCGCCGACCCGGCGGCGCCCGGCACGCTGTTCGACCTGGCGGAGAAGGCGTTCGGGCCGGTCGAGATCCTGGTCAACAACGCCAGCGGCTGGCTCAGCGACACCTTCGCGCCGCGCGGGGAGGACGGCTTCGGCCGCCCGCTGCGGCCGGTGGACGCCGAGACGTTCGAGCGGCAGTTCGCGGTGGACGTGCGCGCGTCCGCGCTGCTCATCGCCGAGTTCGCCCGCCGGCACGTCGGACGGGGCGCGAGCTGGGGCCGCGTCATCGGGCTGACCTCGGAGGGGCCGCACGGCTTCCCCAGCGAGGTGAGCTACGGCGCGGCCAAGTCTGCCCAGGAGAGCTACACCATGTCGGCCGCGCACGAGCTGGGCCCGTACGGCGTCACGGCCAACATGGTGCACCCGCCGATCACCGACACCGGCTGGGTCAACGACGAGGTGGCGAAGCTGGCCCGCGAGCACGGCCCGCTGCGCGCCGTCGGGCAGCCGGAGGAGGTGGCCGAGGTCATCACCTACCTGGCCTCCCACCAGGCCCGGCGGGTGACCGCCCAGGTGATCAGGATGTACTGA
- a CDS encoding ribose-phosphate diphosphokinase: MRDITVFSGSAHPELAEEICAHLGTPLHPVQVSRFANDVLEVQLQANCRERDVFLIQPLVPPVQEHLVELLLMLDAARGASAARTTVVLPHYAYARSDKKDQPRISIGARLVADLMVAAGASRFLAMTLHSPQVHGFFSVPVDHLHALRELAAHFRRYDLSNTVVVSPDLGNAKEAAHFARLLGTGVAMGAKQRFSDDRVVISSVIGEVTGKDVIILDDEIAKGSTVIELLDRLRDLGVRSVRVACTHGLFSGGAVERLSALPEVAEIVCTNTVPPPKPSDKLTVLSIAPALAEAMRRIHDGESVSALFSTS; this comes from the coding sequence GTGCGAGACATCACGGTCTTCAGTGGCAGTGCCCATCCCGAACTGGCCGAAGAGATCTGTGCCCACCTGGGCACGCCCCTGCACCCGGTGCAGGTCAGCCGGTTCGCCAACGACGTACTGGAGGTGCAGCTCCAGGCGAACTGCCGCGAGCGTGACGTCTTCCTCATCCAGCCGCTGGTGCCGCCCGTGCAGGAGCACCTGGTCGAGCTGCTGCTGATGCTGGACGCGGCGCGCGGCGCGTCGGCGGCCCGCACCACGGTGGTGCTGCCGCACTACGCCTACGCCCGCTCCGACAAGAAGGACCAGCCGCGCATCTCGATCGGCGCGCGGCTCGTCGCCGACCTGATGGTGGCGGCCGGCGCGAGCCGCTTCCTGGCGATGACGCTGCACTCGCCGCAGGTCCACGGCTTCTTCAGCGTGCCGGTCGACCACCTGCACGCGCTGCGCGAGCTGGCCGCGCACTTCCGCCGCTACGACCTGTCGAACACGGTCGTCGTCTCCCCCGACCTCGGCAACGCCAAGGAGGCCGCGCACTTCGCCCGGCTGCTCGGCACCGGCGTCGCCATGGGGGCCAAGCAGCGCTTCAGCGACGACCGAGTGGTGATCAGCTCGGTGATCGGCGAGGTGACCGGCAAGGACGTGATCATCCTGGACGACGAGATCGCCAAGGGCAGCACCGTCATCGAGCTGCTCGACCGGCTGCGCGACCTGGGCGTGCGCTCGGTGCGCGTGGCGTGCACGCACGGGCTGTTCTCCGGCGGGGCGGTGGAGCGGCTGAGCGCGCTGCCCGAGGTGGCGGAGATCGTCTGCACGAACACCGTGCCGCCGCCCAAGCCGAGCGACAAGCTGACCGTGTTGTCGATCGCGCCCGCCCTGGCCGAGGCCATGCGCAGGATCCACGACGGCGAGTCGGTCAGCGCCCTGTTCAGTACATCCTGA
- a CDS encoding HAD family hydrolase, whose amino-acid sequence MFDLDGVLVDSEPVWEEVRRAFVAGHGGTWRPDTQSRLMGMSTGEWAAYLHELGVRLEPDEIARGVVERMAARYRDEVPLMPGAVETVRKLAGRLTLGLASSSPRRLIDVVLEAAGLEGCFAATVSTEEVERGKPAPDGYLEAARRMQVDPRGCVAVEDSSNGLRSAHAAGMRVIAVPHPRYPPAPDALALAWRVLPDLGALTPDLIS is encoded by the coding sequence GTGTTCGATCTCGACGGCGTGCTGGTCGACTCCGAGCCGGTGTGGGAGGAGGTGCGGCGGGCGTTCGTGGCCGGGCACGGCGGCACGTGGCGGCCCGACACCCAGTCGCGGCTCATGGGCATGAGCACCGGCGAGTGGGCCGCGTACCTGCACGAGCTGGGCGTGCGCCTGGAGCCGGACGAGATCGCGCGCGGGGTGGTCGAGCGGATGGCCGCGCGCTACCGCGACGAGGTGCCGCTGATGCCGGGCGCCGTGGAGACCGTGCGGAAGCTGGCCGGGCGGCTCACGCTGGGGCTGGCCAGCTCGTCCCCGCGCCGGCTGATCGACGTGGTGCTGGAGGCGGCCGGGCTGGAGGGGTGCTTCGCGGCCACCGTGTCCACCGAGGAGGTCGAACGCGGCAAGCCCGCGCCCGACGGCTACCTGGAGGCGGCGCGGCGCATGCAGGTGGACCCGCGCGGCTGCGTCGCGGTCGAGGACTCCAGCAACGGGCTGCGTTCCGCGCACGCCGCCGGGATGCGGGTGATCGCGGTGCCGCACCCACGCTACCCGCCCGCGCCGGACGCGCTGGCCCTCGCCTGGCGGGTGCTGCCGGACCTCGGCGCGCTCACGCCCGACCTGATCTCGTGA